CCGGCCTCTACATCGGACACCACGCCACGCGCAGCTCGTACTACACGCGCCTCCAGGACACCGCGGTGTGGCGGTCGGTGGACGTGGTGCTGGAGTCGTTCGTGTTCGCGCTGATCGGCTTGCAGCTGAGGAACGTGGTGCGGGACGTGGACATCACCGCCGGGCTGCTGTGGGCGGCGGCGGCCGTGCTGGCGGCGACGATCGTGGTGCGGTTCCTCTGGATGTACCCGGCGGCGTACCTGCCGCCGCTGCTGTCCCGACGGATCCGGGAACGCGAGGGTTCGCCGGGGTGGCGTGGCGTGACCGTGCTGTCGTGGGCCGGGATGCGGGGCGTGGTGTCGCTGGCCGCGGCGAGCGCGCTGCCGCTCGACCTGCCCGGCCGGGACGTGATCGTGTTCTGCGCGTTCGTGGTCACGGTGGGCACGCTGCTGATCCAGGGACTCTCGCTGCCGTTCGTGATCCGCAAGCTCGGGTTCCGGGGCGACGAGGAGCGGACCGACGCGCTGGCCGAGGCGCAGGTGCAGCACGCCGCCGCGCAAGCCGCGGTGCGGACCCTGGACGAGGTGATCGGCGGCGAGAGCGGCACGCCGGAGCACGTCGTGGAACGCCTGCGGATCATGGCCGAGCACCGGGGCAACGCGGCGTGGGAGCGGCTCGGCCGGCAGGAGGACGAGAGCCCGGCCGCGTCGTACCGGCGGTTGCGCCGCACCATGCTGGCCGCCGAGCGCAAGGTGTTCGTCCAGGCCCGCGACGACGGGCAGATCGACGACGAGGTGCTGTACCGGGTGCTCCGCGAACTCGACCTGGAGGAAGCGGCCATATCCAGGGAGTGACGATCACGCCTTCGGCCCCACGCGTTCACCGTGACGTGGCCTGCACTTCCCCCTACGGTGACCAGGACGTCGCGGTGCGCGACGAGGCTGCCGCGCGTTCAGGTATCTCTGAGGAGGTCGTCGATGGTGCGGACGAAGATCGTCGGGGCAGCGCTCGCGGCGCTTGCGGTAGCGGCAGCGGTGGTGGTGCTGCCTTCGGCTTCGGCGAGCGGTGACGCCGAGGTGGCGTCGTCCCGCAAGGGCCCGCTGGTGATCGGCCACCGGGGCGCGTCGGGGTACCGGCCCGAGCACACGCTGGCCGCGTACGAGCTGGCGGCGCGGATGGGCGCGGACTACATCGAGCCCGACCTGGTCGCGACCAAGGACGGCAAGCTGGTCGCGCGGCACGAGAACGAGATCGGCGGCACCACGGACGTGGCGGCGCACCCGGAGTTCGCCGCGCGCAAGGCCACCAAGGTCATCGACGGCGACGCGATCACCGGCTGGTTCACCGAGGACTTCACGCTCGCCGAGCTGAAGACCCTGCGGGCCAAGGAGCGCATCCCGCAGGTCCGGCCGCGCAACACGCTCTACGACGGCCGGTTCCAGGTGCCGACGCTGGAGGAGGTCATCGACCTGTCCCGGCGGCTGTCCCGCGAGCTGGGGCGCGACATCGGCCTCTACCCGGAGACCAAGCACCCGACGTACTTCCAGGAGATCGGGCTCCCGCTGGAGCAGCGCCTGGTCGACGTGCTGACCCGGGCGGGCCTCAACCGGCCCAACGCGAAGGTGTTCGTGCAGTCGTTCGAGGTGGCGAACCTCAAGCAGCTCAAGTCGAAGCTGCGGGTGCCGCTGGTGCAGCTGATCAACTCGTCGGGCGCGCCGTACGACTTCGTGAAGGCCGGTGACAAGCGCACCTATCGCGACCTGGTGACGGTCGAGGGCCTGCGGGAAATCCGTTCGTACGCGTCCGGCGTCGGCACGGCGAAGGACCTCGTCATCCCGCGTGACGCGGCGGGCTTCCTCCAGCAGCCGACCACGCTGGTGCGTGACGCGCACGCCCAGGGCCTGGTCGTGCACGCCTGGACGTTCCGCAACGAGAACACGTTCCTGCCGGCCGACTTCCGCTCGTCGACCGACCCGGCCGCGTACGGCAACGCGTTCGGCGAGTACGCGAAGTTCTACGCGGCCGGGCTGGACGGCGTGTTCGCCGACAACCCCGACACCGCCGTCGAAGCGCGCAACGGCTGACCTCTGAACGGGAAGTGCCCCCGACCGCTTCGGCGTCGGGGGCACTTCCCGTTCAGAGGTCAGCAGGGTCAGATGATGTCGTGCCGCACGATGGTCTGCTCACGGCCCGGCCCCACACCGATCGCGGACATCCGGGCGCCGGAGATCTGCTCCAGGTGCTCGACGTACGCACGGGCGTTCGCGGGCAGTTCCTCGTACGTGCGGCAGTGCGTGATGTCCTCGAACCAGCCCGGCAGCTCTTCGTACACCGGCACGGCGTGGTGCACGTCGGTCTGCGTCATCGGCATCTCGTCGACCCGCTCGCCGTCGATCGTGTAGCCGACGCAGACCGGCACCTTCTCCAGCCCGGACAGCACGTCCAGCTTGGTCAGGAAGTAGTCGGTGATGCCGTTGACCCGCGCCGCGTAACGGGCGATCACGGCGTCGAACCAGCCGGTGCGCCGGGACCGACCGGTCGTCACGCCGAACTCGCCGCCGGTCTTGCGCAGGTGCTCGCCCATGTCGTCGTTCAGCTCGGTCGGGAACGGCCCCGAACCCACCCGCGTCGTGTACGCCTTCAGGATGCCGATCACCGTGGTGATCTTCGTCGGCCCGATGCCCGAACCGGCGCTCGCGCCGCCCGAGGTCGGGTTGGACGACGTCACGAACGGGTAGGTGCCGTGGTCCACGTCGAGCAGCGTGCCCTGCGAGCCCTCCAGCAGCACCGTCTCGCCGCGCTCCAGCGCCTGGTTCAGCAGCAGGCGGGTGTCCGCGATCCGGGAGGTGAACTTGGTGCCGTGCTCCAGCACGCTGTCCACCACCTGCTCGGGGTCCAACGCCTTGCGGTTGTAGACCTTGACCAGCACCTGGTTCTTGAAGTCCAGCGCCGCTTCGACCTTCTGCCGGAGGATCTTCTCGTCCAGCAGGTCCTGCGCGCGCACGCCGACGCGGGCGATCTTGTCCTGGTAGCACGGGCCGATGCCGCGACCGGTGGTGCCGATCTTGGCCTTGCCCAGGTACCGCTCGGTGACCTTATCGATCGCCACGTGGTAGGGCATGATCAAGTGCGCGTCCGCGGAGATGAGCAGCTTGCTGGTGTCGACGCCCTGGACTTCGAGGCCCGCCAACTCCTCCAGCAGCACGCCCGGGTCGACCACGACGCCGTTGCCGATGACGCTGGTCACACCGGGGGTGAGGATGCCGGAGGGGATCAGGTGCAGGGCGAACTTCTGCCCGGTGGGCAGCACGACGGTGTGACCCGCGTTGTTGCCGCCCTGGTACCGGACGACCCACTGCACCCGGTCACCGAGCAGGTCCGTTGCCTTGCCCTTGCCCTCATCGCCCCACTGGGCACCGATCAGCACGACGGCCGGCATGTGAAACTCCAAGCGGTTGGGACGGACAGAGAGCCGAATGCCTGCGACGGCCGAGCCGTCAGTGGACGGCTGTTGAGGGTAGACCAGGAGATGATGGTGCGCGGAATCGTGCTGGCCTGCGGAAACTCGCAGTCGCCAATGATCACTGACGGTGACCGTTTCGAGGTCCGCCGGGTGGCCACACGGCCGGGAAAGGCCGAAGTAGACCCGATTTTCGCCGATTCGGGTGACAAACGTCTCGTCGTCAACGGTACGGACGCCGACCTCAACGCCGTCGTGCTGAGGCTGCTGCGGACCGAGCGGCTGGCCGACGTCCCGCTCGGGTACGTGCCGACCGACCCGCGTTCGGAGGTGGCCGCGCTGTGGGGCCTGCCGACCGATCCCGGCCGCGCGCTGGACCTCGCCCTGTCCGGTGAGCCCGACCGGGTGCCGCTCGTCCGGGACGACGTCGGCGGCGTGCTCGTCGGCCTCGGCTCGCTCGGTCCGGTGCGCGGTGTCGGGTACGGCGACGACACCGTGGTGCTGCGCGGCCAGGCGAGCCGGGTGGAGGTGACGCCGGACCCGGACGGCGGACCGGGTCTCGTCGTGCGGGTCATCCACAAGCGGCTGTTCGGCCGCAAGGTGACCAGCACGCCGGCGCGCGCGTTCCAGCTCGGCTGCCTGCCCGTGCAGGTGAACTCGGACGGCATCGCGCACCCGCGGCCGATGGGCAAGTGGACCTGGTACCGCCACACGGAGGATTTGCGATTGGTCCGCGGAGTCCAGTGACGGAGGAATTTTCTCCCCCGCCATTCAGGCGTCACTCGAAAGCGTTGTAACCGCAGCAGGATTGACCCAAGGTAATTCCGAAAGCTTCCAACTAGGAAGGTCGGAATTATGTCAACGGTCAACTTAGCCGGGCGATTCCGCTCAGTGCGACTTCCGGCTTTTTCCCTGCTCCTGGCTGGTGTGCTGGCAGTCGGCCTGGCCTCCCCGGCCCAGGCGACGCCGCCGAACATCCCGAGCACCACGACCGCGCTCTCGGAGCTGGCCGCGCTCAGGGTGGCCTCCGAGGGTTCCATGACGGGCTATTCGCGGGACAAGTTCCCGCACTGGATCACCATCTCGGGCGCCTGCAACACGCGGGAGACGGTGCTCAAGCGCGACGGCACGAACGTGGTCACGGATTCCAGCTGCGCCGCCACCTCCGGCCGCTGGTACAGCCCGTACGACGGCGCCACCTGGACGCTCGCGTCCGATGTGGACATCGACCACGTCGTGCCGCTGGCCGAGGCGTGGCGTTCCGGCGCGTCCTCGTGGACCACGTCCCGGCGCCAGTCGTTCGCCAACGACCTGTCCAACCCGCAGCTGATCGCGGTCACCGACAACGTGAACCAGTCCAAGGGCGACCAGGACCCGGCGTTGTGGAAGCCGCCGCTGAGCGGTTACTGGTGCACCTACGCGAAGATGTGGACGCATTCGAAGTACCGCTGGGGTTTGACGGTGAACTCCGCGGAGAAGTCCGCGCTGCAAAGCATGCTCGGGAGGTGCTGACGACCGATGGCTGACCGCTCGTCCCTCTTCGTGGCCGGACCCGGTGGCGTTATGACCGACGAAGTCGGTGTGGTGACCGGAGACCTGGAGCTGCGCACGTCGCTGGTCGACGGCGAGCTGCGCGCGACGGTGCGCTACGAGGGTGCGGAGGAGTGGTACGCCATCACGGGCGCGTCATACCGCCTGGCCGACCCCGCCGAGCAGGACGCCGTGCATGAAGCCGTGCACACCGTCCTGCTCGGCGTCCTGAACCGACCAGAAGGTTGACCCACCCCGCGAGGTCGCGTCGAGCCCGCCGTCTGCGGAGCAGCGGCAATTCAATACGGCGGTAGTGATTCTGCGGCCTCTGCCCGTGATAGACCCGTGGCCTGCAACAGGTCCACCGCCACTGACCGGACCTGGGCCAGCACCACCTTGGTCGAGAAACCCTCGCCGCCCAGCTGGTGCGTAGTGGCCGAGGCCACCGCGTCCCGGACCGCCGCACGGGCCTCCTTCGGCTCGTCACCCCGCGCCAACTCGGTGCGCAGCACGTCCACCGCCGCCGCGTACTGCCGCAGCACGGCGGGCAGCACGTCCGGCATCCGCTCGTCGTCCCGCAACGCCGCCAACGCCCGCCGCGCGAGCACCCTGGTGTTGCGCAGCGCGTAGTCCATCGGCACGGCGGCCGTCTCGTACCGGCCCAGCTCGTGCCGCCGACGCCAGCGGATCGGCGCGATGGTGGCGATCTCGCCGCCGGTCTTCAACGCCGACGCGAACTCGTCCACCGCCTCCTGGCTGGTGCGCAGGCGCGCCAACACCCCGGCGGCCTGCACCGCGTCGTGATCGGCCACCGCCGTCGCCACACCGCGCAACGCCTCGGTCAGCTCGCCGAACACCACCTTCGCCTGCCGTTGCGCCACGGTCAGCGGGTTCGCCGGCAGCAACGCCGTCACCGCGAGCCCGACCAGGCCGCCGATCAGCGCGTCCACCATCCGGTCCAGCCCGCCGCCCTCGCTGGGCGGCAGCAGCGTCGCCACCAGCACCGCCGACGAACCGGACTGGAGCGCGATCACCGCGCCACCGTCCAGCAGCACCGCCGTCGACATCGCCAACGCCACGACGAGCGCGATCTGCCACGGCCCCGAGCCGATCATCGAGATCAGCACGTCACCGACGCCGACGCCGACGGACACGCCGACGACGAGTTCGACGACACGCCGCAGCCGCTGCCCCAGTGACACACCGAGGCAGACGACGGCGGCGATCGGCGCGAAGAACGGGTGCGCGTGGCCGACCACCTCGGTGGCGACCAGCCAGGACAAGCCGGCGGCGAGCGCGGCCTGGCCGATCGGCAAGGCCGTGCTCTGCCACCGCTTCAGCCTGCGCGCGATCTCGTCGCGCACGGCTCCCACCCGGTCAGCTCAGACCGAGAGCGGCGGGCGCCGAGGGGTCGCTGTCGCCGAGGAACTTCTTGCAGCGCTCGTACTCCTCGGTCTCGCCGATCTCGTCGGCCGCACGTGCCAGGGCCGCGAGCGCGCGGAGGAAGCCCTGGTTGGGGCGGTGCGACCACGGCACGGGACCGTGGCCCTTCCACCCCGAACGGCGCAGCTGGTCGAGGCCGCGGTGGTAGCCGGTGCGCGCGTACGCGTAGCCGGCGACCGGGTCGCCGGTCTGCAACGCCCGCTCCGCGAGCAGCGCCCAGGCCTCGCTGAAGTCGGGGTACGCGCGAACGATCTTGGCCGGGTCGGTGCCCGCCTCGGCGGCGGCCTGCGCCTCCGGGCGGTCTGGCAGCAACGTGGGTTCGGGCCCGAGCAGGTTGTCCATGTGGTCAGCTTAGGAAGACCCGGGCCACGGCAGCGACCAGTGCCAGCACCAGCGCGGTCACGATGACACCGGCCACGACCTTCTTGCCCATGAAAGTGCTCCTCGGGTTCTCAGCCGACTCTCAGGGCGGCACCTTGCCGGGCTGAGCCATCCAGAGCAATGAAGCTCACCCGTTCGCATGAAAAACGAGGAAAAGGCCTGGTCACCACGAGCCCTTAGGGGTCGGTCCGCGAAACACCAGGGAGGGTCACCCTTCCAGGGGATCCGATCGAGCCGCATCATGGGCGGGTGAACACGGGGGTAACCAAGCGCGTCGCACATTTCCGCGACCAGTACTGGGAGCGAGGCGAGCCGGGACGCGAGGCGCCGCCCGCTCTCGTCACCGCGCTCTACCAGCTCTGGCTGGTCGGTCTGCTGCTGAAGCTGATCGGCTCGACGTGGGACGTGGCCTGGCACTTCAAGTGGCTGCGCGACGAGCTGGCGCCACCGCACCTGCTCAACACCGCGGGCACGGTGATCGTGGT
This is a stretch of genomic DNA from Saccharothrix ecbatanensis. It encodes these proteins:
- a CDS encoding HNH endonuclease family protein; the encoded protein is MSTVNLAGRFRSVRLPAFSLLLAGVLAVGLASPAQATPPNIPSTTTALSELAALRVASEGSMTGYSRDKFPHWITISGACNTRETVLKRDGTNVVTDSSCAATSGRWYSPYDGATWTLASDVDIDHVVPLAEAWRSGASSWTTSRRQSFANDLSNPQLIAVTDNVNQSKGDQDPALWKPPLSGYWCTYAKMWTHSKYRWGLTVNSAEKSALQSMLGRC
- a CDS encoding DUF3151 domain-containing protein; protein product: MDNLLGPEPTLLPDRPEAQAAAEAGTDPAKIVRAYPDFSEAWALLAERALQTGDPVAGYAYARTGYHRGLDQLRRSGWKGHGPVPWSHRPNQGFLRALAALARAADEIGETEEYERCKKFLGDSDPSAPAALGLS
- a CDS encoding adenylosuccinate synthase encodes the protein MPAVVLIGAQWGDEGKGKATDLLGDRVQWVVRYQGGNNAGHTVVLPTGQKFALHLIPSGILTPGVTSVIGNGVVVDPGVLLEELAGLEVQGVDTSKLLISADAHLIMPYHVAIDKVTERYLGKAKIGTTGRGIGPCYQDKIARVGVRAQDLLDEKILRQKVEAALDFKNQVLVKVYNRKALDPEQVVDSVLEHGTKFTSRIADTRLLLNQALERGETVLLEGSQGTLLDVDHGTYPFVTSSNPTSGGASAGSGIGPTKITTVIGILKAYTTRVGSGPFPTELNDDMGEHLRKTGGEFGVTTGRSRRTGWFDAVIARYAARVNGITDYFLTKLDVLSGLEKVPVCVGYTIDGERVDEMPMTQTDVHHAVPVYEELPGWFEDITHCRTYEELPANARAYVEHLEQISGARMSAIGVGPGREQTIVRHDII
- a CDS encoding FUSC family protein; translation: MRDEIARRLKRWQSTALPIGQAALAAGLSWLVATEVVGHAHPFFAPIAAVVCLGVSLGQRLRRVVELVVGVSVGVGVGDVLISMIGSGPWQIALVVALAMSTAVLLDGGAVIALQSGSSAVLVATLLPPSEGGGLDRMVDALIGGLVGLAVTALLPANPLTVAQRQAKVVFGELTEALRGVATAVADHDAVQAAGVLARLRTSQEAVDEFASALKTGGEIATIAPIRWRRRHELGRYETAAVPMDYALRNTRVLARRALAALRDDERMPDVLPAVLRQYAAAVDVLRTELARGDEPKEARAAVRDAVASATTHQLGGEGFSTKVVLAQVRSVAVDLLQATGLSRAEAAESLPPY
- a CDS encoding glycerophosphodiester phosphodiesterase, producing MVRTKIVGAALAALAVAAAVVVLPSASASGDAEVASSRKGPLVIGHRGASGYRPEHTLAAYELAARMGADYIEPDLVATKDGKLVARHENEIGGTTDVAAHPEFAARKATKVIDGDAITGWFTEDFTLAELKTLRAKERIPQVRPRNTLYDGRFQVPTLEEVIDLSRRLSRELGRDIGLYPETKHPTYFQEIGLPLEQRLVDVLTRAGLNRPNAKVFVQSFEVANLKQLKSKLRVPLVQLINSSGAPYDFVKAGDKRTYRDLVTVEGLREIRSYASGVGTAKDLVIPRDAAGFLQQPTTLVRDAHAQGLVVHAWTFRNENTFLPADFRSSTDPAAYGNAFGEYAKFYAAGLDGVFADNPDTAVEARNG
- a CDS encoding Na+/H+ antiporter, whose protein sequence is MHGPELLLLLVGALLVGAGAKRLNWSAPLVLVGVGLAVSFIPGLPEFALDPELILVLVLAPLLYSAALDSSFHNIRANLRPIGLLAVGLVLATTLAVGWVAHLVLPGLSLPAALVLGAVVAPPDAVAAVAIGQRLHLPRRAMTLLTGESLINDATALTAYKVAVAAAAGATATWLDGTRTFLISAGGGVLVGLVIGFGVRWIRDRLDDGVMESALGMLVPFGAYIFAEELHASGVLAVVIAGLYIGHHATRSSYYTRLQDTAVWRSVDVVLESFVFALIGLQLRNVVRDVDITAGLLWAAAAVLAATIVVRFLWMYPAAYLPPLLSRRIREREGSPGWRGVTVLSWAGMRGVVSLAAASALPLDLPGRDVIVFCAFVVTVGTLLIQGLSLPFVIRKLGFRGDEERTDALAEAQVQHAAAQAAVRTLDEVIGGESGTPEHVVERLRIMAEHRGNAAWERLGRQEDESPAASYRRLRRTMLAAERKVFVQARDDGQIDDEVLYRVLRELDLEEAAISRE